A stretch of the Flavobacterium sp. 5 genome encodes the following:
- the metH gene encoding methionine synthase: protein MAEVEARRNLVLSGLEPLIITPESVFVNVGERTNVTGSRKFLRLIKEEKYDEALSIAKEQVEGGAQIIDINMDEGMLDGEYAMVKFLNLIAAEPDIARVPIMIDSSKWHIIEAGLKVVQGKSVVNSISLKEGEEAFIHHAQLIKRYGAAAIVMAFDEVGQADNYDRRVEICQRSYDVLVNKVGFPPQDIIFDLNIFPVATGMEEHRLNALDFFRGTKWVRDNLPHAHISGGVSNVSFSFRGNDTVREAMHSVFLYHAIKNGMTMGIVNPEMLTIYDEIPKDLLEHVEDVILDRRDDATERLLDFAENVKGDVKSNEKAVQEWRSGTVQERITHSLVKGVDQFIEEDVEEARLAATKPIEVIEINLMTGMNVVGDLFGSGKMFLPQVVKSARVMKKAVAYLLPFIEASKQAGDKQGNGKILMATVKGDVHDIGKNIVSVVLACNNYEIVDLGVMVAPEKIIAAAIEHEVDIIGLSGLITPSLDEMVYLAKELDKRGMKIPVMIGGATTSRAHTAVKIAPQYRETVIHVNDASRAVTVAGSLLNKDKKIYASDIRAEYDAFRETFLNRSRDKNFLSIEDARKNKLQLDWNEFTPVKPKVIGEQTIEVDLDVLVPYIDWTPFFQTWELHGKYPAILTDEVVGKEATSLFGDAQAMLKVILDEKKLQAKGIYGIFPANQINDDDIELTDENGKPLQTFLTLRQQSQKTKGAPNIALADFIAPKDNGVVDYMGAFCVTTGFGVDEWAAEFEKDLDDYNSIMVKALADRFAEAFAEYLHEKIRKEIWGYDTEESLSNAELIKEDYKGIRPAPGYPACPDHLEKPTIWKLLNVEKEIGVTLTESMAMWPASSVSGYYFGNPKSRYFGLGKIKEDQVIDYAKRRSVSTDVAMKWLNPNIAD, encoded by the coding sequence ATGGCAGAAGTAGAAGCAAGAAGAAATTTAGTTTTATCAGGATTAGAACCGTTAATTATTACTCCAGAAAGCGTTTTTGTAAACGTTGGGGAACGTACCAATGTAACAGGATCTAGAAAATTTCTTCGATTAATTAAAGAAGAGAAATACGATGAAGCGCTTAGTATTGCGAAGGAGCAAGTAGAAGGTGGGGCGCAAATCATCGATATTAATATGGATGAGGGAATGCTTGATGGCGAATATGCGATGGTGAAATTCCTGAACTTAATTGCTGCCGAACCAGATATCGCTCGTGTGCCAATTATGATTGACAGCTCGAAATGGCATATTATTGAAGCGGGATTGAAAGTCGTTCAAGGGAAATCGGTAGTAAACTCGATTTCGTTGAAAGAGGGTGAAGAAGCTTTTATTCACCACGCTCAATTGATTAAACGTTACGGTGCTGCGGCAATTGTAATGGCTTTTGACGAAGTTGGTCAGGCGGATAATTACGATCGTAGAGTAGAAATTTGCCAGCGTTCGTATGATGTTTTGGTGAACAAAGTTGGGTTTCCACCGCAGGATATTATTTTCGATTTGAACATTTTTCCAGTCGCAACAGGAATGGAAGAACATCGTTTGAACGCTTTGGATTTCTTTAGAGGAACTAAATGGGTTCGTGATAATTTACCACACGCACATATTAGTGGAGGAGTGAGTAATGTGTCGTTTTCGTTTAGAGGAAATGATACGGTGAGAGAAGCGATGCACTCGGTTTTCTTATACCACGCGATTAAGAATGGAATGACAATGGGAATTGTAAACCCAGAAATGTTGACGATTTATGATGAAATTCCGAAAGATTTATTAGAACACGTCGAAGACGTAATTTTAGATAGAAGAGATGATGCGACTGAGCGTTTGTTGGACTTTGCTGAGAATGTAAAAGGTGATGTAAAGAGCAACGAAAAAGCGGTGCAAGAATGGCGTTCGGGAACGGTGCAGGAAAGAATTACACATTCGCTTGTAAAAGGAGTGGACCAATTTATAGAAGAAGATGTTGAGGAAGCTCGTTTGGCGGCAACAAAACCAATCGAAGTAATCGAAATCAACTTAATGACGGGGATGAATGTGGTTGGAGATTTGTTCGGAAGCGGAAAAATGTTTTTGCCACAGGTGGTAAAATCGGCTCGTGTGATGAAAAAAGCCGTGGCTTATTTGCTGCCTTTTATTGAAGCTTCTAAGCAAGCGGGAGATAAACAAGGAAACGGAAAAATATTGATGGCAACCGTAAAAGGAGATGTTCACGATATTGGAAAAAATATTGTTTCGGTTGTATTGGCGTGTAATAATTATGAGATTGTAGATTTGGGTGTTATGGTGGCTCCCGAAAAAATTATTGCAGCTGCAATCGAACACGAAGTTGATATTATCGGATTGAGTGGTTTGATTACACCTTCATTAGATGAAATGGTTTATCTCGCTAAGGAATTGGATAAACGAGGAATGAAAATTCCAGTAATGATTGGTGGAGCAACAACTTCGCGTGCACACACTGCCGTGAAAATTGCACCACAATACAGAGAAACTGTTATCCACGTAAATGATGCTTCGAGAGCCGTAACGGTAGCTGGAAGTTTATTGAATAAGGATAAAAAAATATACGCAAGCGACATTAGAGCCGAATATGATGCGTTTAGAGAAACGTTTTTGAATCGTTCGAGAGATAAAAATTTCTTATCGATTGAAGATGCTCGTAAAAACAAATTGCAATTGGATTGGAATGAATTCACTCCAGTGAAACCAAAGGTAATTGGCGAGCAAACAATTGAAGTTGATTTGGATGTTTTGGTTCCATACATTGACTGGACGCCGTTTTTTCAAACTTGGGAATTACACGGGAAATATCCAGCTATTTTGACTGATGAGGTTGTGGGTAAAGAAGCAACTTCGCTTTTTGGAGATGCACAAGCGATGTTGAAAGTGATTTTGGATGAAAAGAAATTACAAGCCAAAGGAATCTACGGAATTTTTCCTGCCAACCAAATCAATGATGATGATATTGAATTGACAGACGAAAATGGAAAACCTTTGCAGACATTTTTGACTTTGCGTCAGCAATCGCAAAAAACTAAAGGAGCTCCAAATATCGCTTTGGCAGATTTTATTGCGCCAAAAGATAATGGTGTAGTAGATTATATGGGAGCTTTTTGTGTAACAACTGGTTTTGGTGTTGATGAATGGGCAGCTGAATTCGAAAAAGATTTAGACGATTACAATTCGATTATGGTAAAAGCTTTGGCAGACCGTTTTGCAGAAGCTTTCGCTGAATATTTGCATGAAAAAATCCGTAAAGAAATTTGGGGTTATGATACAGAAGAATCTTTATCAAACGCAGAATTAATCAAAGAAGATTATAAAGGAATTCGTCCAGCGCCAGGTTATCCAGCTTGTCCAGACCATTTAGAAAAACCAACGATTTGGAAATTACTAAATGTTGAAAAAGAAATAGGAGTAACCTTGACGGAGAGCATGGCAATGTGGCCTGCTTCATCAGTTTCGGGTTATTATTTTGGGAATCCAAAAAGTAGGTATTTCGGACTCGGAAAAATAAAAGAAGATCAAGTCATTGATTACGCCAAACGTAGAAGTGTTTCTACTGATGTCGCAATGAAATGGTTAAATCCAAATATAGCAGATTAA
- the metF gene encoding methylenetetrahydrofolate reductase [NAD(P)H], producing MKVTEHIEAAKEKTLFSFEIIPPQKGKSIQELYDNIDPLMEFNPPFIDVTTSREEYIYIDKGNGLLDKKLTRMRPGTLGICASIKHKYNVDTVPHLLCGGFTKEETEYMLVDCHYLGINNVMALRGDAMKDEQSFVPKLGGNNFAVDLVAQINQLNCGKYLHDVMDADNKADFCIGVAGYPEKHLESPSLLSDLKRLKEKVDAGADYVVTQMFFDNAKYFEFVKKAREMGITIPIIPGIKPIAVQKHLQILPQIFRIDLPEDLISAVDKCKNNADIRQVGIEWAIQQSLELKAAGVPVLHYYSMGKSENIRQIASQVF from the coding sequence ATGAAAGTAACAGAACATATAGAAGCAGCTAAAGAGAAAACATTATTCTCTTTTGAAATTATTCCGCCACAAAAAGGAAAAAGCATTCAGGAATTATACGATAATATTGATCCATTAATGGAGTTCAACCCACCATTTATTGACGTGACTACTTCGCGTGAGGAGTATATTTATATTGATAAAGGAAATGGATTGTTGGATAAAAAGCTAACAAGAATGCGTCCTGGGACATTGGGTATTTGTGCTTCGATTAAGCATAAATACAATGTAGATACAGTACCACACTTGCTTTGCGGTGGTTTTACCAAAGAGGAAACTGAGTACATGTTGGTAGATTGTCATTACCTTGGAATCAATAATGTGATGGCACTTCGTGGTGATGCTATGAAAGACGAACAATCTTTTGTTCCAAAACTAGGGGGTAATAATTTCGCTGTAGATTTGGTTGCTCAAATAAATCAATTAAATTGTGGGAAGTATTTGCATGATGTAATGGATGCAGATAATAAAGCTGATTTTTGTATTGGAGTTGCGGGTTATCCCGAGAAACATTTAGAATCACCTTCTTTATTATCAGATTTAAAAAGACTAAAAGAAAAGGTAGATGCAGGTGCTGATTATGTGGTAACTCAGATGTTTTTTGATAATGCCAAATATTTTGAATTTGTAAAAAAAGCAAGAGAAATGGGAATTACCATTCCTATTATTCCAGGAATTAAACCAATTGCAGTACAAAAGCATTTGCAAATTTTACCTCAAATTTTCCGTATCGATTTACCAGAAGATTTAATAAGTGCTGTAGATAAATGCAAAAATAATGCTGATATTCGTCAAGTAGGTATCGAATGGGCTATCCAACAATCATTAGAATTGAAAGCAGCAGGAGTTCCCGTTTTACATTATTATTCAATGGGAAAATCAGAAAATATTAGACAAATAGCTAGTCAGGTTTTTTAA
- a CDS encoding glycoside hydrolase family 3 N-terminal domain-containing protein, giving the protein MKTLTAKQIFYSLISFWIFSNSYCQDSNKLIEKKIDKIIKGMSIDQKIGQTCLKGTSSRSKGLSEELKNEVRKGLVGSVLNLTEPSLVLELQKIAVEESPNHIPLLFGRDVIHGYKTIFPIPLGLAASWDMELVEKTSKIAANESYSRCINWTFAPMVDIARDARWGRIAESPGEDPLLASRLGVAYVKGFQGVDPSVPGQILACVKHFAAYGAAEGGRDYNTVSMSESLLRNVYLKPFEAAAKSGAASFMTSFNDLNGVPASGNTFLLKNILRDEWKYDGFVVSDWNSVTEMIPHGYASDEKDAAFKSASAGLDMEMTSLSYAIHLKNLIAENKISEKQLNEMVRNILRIKFRSGVFENPYFKNREKFSLLNADALKTAKDAASKSCVLLKNENQILPLKSNQKIAVIGPLADASREQLGTWIFDGKKEDSQTPLKALQSSFGGNNVFYAPGLSHSRSQSEEGFAAAIKEAEKSDVILFFAGEEAILSGEAHSRANINLPGLQEKLIAELQKTGKPIILIVMAGRPIALGAVLPKVNALIMAWHPGTMAGPAISDVLQGIVNPSGKLPVTWPKEVGQIPIYYNHPNTGRPADPKTFVAIQDIPVEAWQSSLGNNSHYLDAGYEPQFPFGYGLSYTSFLYDNLKIEKNKLKNSEKLTVSATITNTGNITGIETVQLYVRDITGSIVRPVRELKDFLQIELKPKESKTVQFSIPVSELAFYNDKMELKVELGDFKFWIASNAENGLEGDFKVE; this is encoded by the coding sequence ATGAAAACGCTAACAGCAAAACAAATTTTCTATTCACTGATTTCTTTTTGGATATTTTCAAATTCTTATTGTCAAGACTCAAATAAGTTAATTGAGAAAAAAATAGATAAAATTATAAAAGGAATGAGTATTGATCAAAAAATTGGTCAAACTTGTCTAAAAGGAACTTCAAGCCGAAGCAAAGGATTGTCCGAAGAGCTTAAAAATGAAGTTAGAAAGGGGTTGGTAGGTTCTGTTTTAAATCTTACTGAACCTAGTCTTGTCCTTGAATTACAGAAAATTGCTGTTGAAGAAAGTCCAAATCATATTCCATTATTGTTTGGAAGAGATGTCATTCACGGATATAAAACAATTTTTCCAATTCCTTTAGGATTAGCTGCTTCTTGGGACATGGAATTAGTTGAAAAAACATCTAAAATTGCTGCAAATGAATCTTATTCAAGATGTATTAATTGGACATTTGCTCCAATGGTAGATATTGCAAGAGATGCCCGTTGGGGAAGAATAGCAGAATCTCCAGGTGAAGATCCTCTATTGGCATCCAGATTAGGAGTGGCTTATGTAAAAGGATTTCAAGGTGTGGATCCTTCCGTTCCTGGTCAGATTTTAGCATGTGTAAAACACTTTGCAGCGTATGGAGCTGCAGAAGGCGGAAGAGATTACAACACAGTAAGCATGTCTGAGTCATTACTTCGAAATGTATACCTAAAGCCTTTCGAAGCAGCAGCAAAATCGGGAGCTGCAAGTTTTATGACTTCTTTTAATGATCTTAATGGAGTTCCTGCTTCTGGAAATACTTTTTTGCTGAAAAATATTCTAAGAGATGAATGGAAATATGATGGATTTGTGGTTAGTGACTGGAATTCTGTTACAGAAATGATTCCACACGGATATGCATCAGATGAAAAAGATGCTGCATTTAAATCTGCTTCAGCAGGACTTGATATGGAAATGACCAGTTTGTCTTATGCCATTCATTTAAAAAACCTCATTGCAGAGAATAAAATTTCTGAAAAACAATTGAATGAAATGGTTCGTAATATTCTTCGAATAAAATTTAGATCTGGAGTTTTTGAAAATCCGTACTTTAAAAACCGAGAAAAGTTTTCATTGTTAAATGCTGATGCCCTCAAAACAGCGAAAGATGCTGCTAGTAAAAGCTGTGTTTTATTAAAAAATGAAAATCAAATTCTTCCATTAAAATCAAATCAAAAAATAGCTGTAATAGGTCCATTGGCTGATGCTTCAAGAGAACAACTAGGAACTTGGATTTTTGACGGCAAAAAAGAAGATTCTCAAACTCCTTTGAAAGCCCTACAAAGTAGTTTTGGTGGCAATAATGTATTTTATGCTCCTGGACTTTCACACAGTCGATCACAATCTGAGGAAGGGTTTGCGGCTGCAATAAAGGAAGCTGAGAAATCAGATGTAATTTTATTCTTTGCAGGAGAAGAAGCCATTCTTTCTGGCGAAGCGCATTCACGAGCCAATATTAATTTGCCAGGTTTACAGGAAAAATTAATAGCGGAATTACAAAAAACAGGCAAGCCAATTATATTAATTGTAATGGCAGGAAGACCAATAGCTTTGGGTGCTGTTTTGCCAAAAGTAAATGCCTTGATTATGGCTTGGCATCCAGGAACGATGGCTGGTCCAGCAATTTCTGATGTGCTTCAGGGAATAGTAAATCCTTCGGGGAAATTGCCTGTGACTTGGCCAAAAGAAGTAGGCCAGATTCCTATTTATTATAATCATCCTAATACGGGAAGACCAGCGGATCCAAAAACTTTTGTAGCGATTCAGGACATTCCTGTTGAAGCATGGCAAAGTTCTTTGGGAAATAATTCTCACTATCTTGATGCGGGTTATGAGCCTCAGTTTCCTTTTGGATATGGATTGAGTTATACGAGTTTCTTATACGATAATTTAAAAATCGAAAAAAATAAACTTAAAAATAGTGAGAAGCTAACAGTTTCGGCAACTATTACAAACACAGGAAACATCACAGGAATTGAAACTGTACAACTGTATGTTCGCGATATTACTGGAAGTATTGTAAGACCAGTTAGAGAACTTAAAGATTTTTTACAAATCGAATTAAAACCAAAAGAATCGAAAACGGTACAATTCTCAATTCCTGTTTCGGAATTAGCTTTTTATAATGATAAAATGGAATTAAAAGTAGAGCTGGGTGACTTCAAATTTTGGATTGCCTCTAATGCTGAAAATGGTTTAGAAGGGGATTTTAAGGTTGAATAA